One Acidobacteriota bacterium DNA window includes the following coding sequences:
- a CDS encoding sigma-54-dependent Fis family transcriptional regulator: MSDPRQPVLLVVDDEPANLQKLKRTFVAEYRVLEAASGEEAFAIAEREDVDLVITDQKMPRMSGIELLKRILRIKPDVMRIVLTGYTEVEDLIHAINDGHVYRYITKPWDPVELRIVVRQALEKQALERENRRLTEALRQANERLSRENQALQGDVRRFLDAENIVFRSRAMAEILDSARRVAGVDTTVLLTGETGTGKELVARFIHRHSRRAGEVFVAVNCGAIPRELAESEFFGYRKGAFSGAVGHKKGYFQVADGGTLFLDEVGEAPAELQVKLLRALQQGEIWPVGAEKPARVDVRVVASTNRDLQAEVRAGAFREDLFFRLNVFTVRIPPLAERRDDIRPLVAFFLERAQAKMNRRPVDLSEEALRLLEAYRWPGNVRQLENEVERLVLLSTEGGTIEPDAVAAYIRDEVGHPPAGAPGAGGGDAADPAMDLRRQTDAFERGLIIAALDACGGNRTHAAARLHITRQSLLEKMKRFGVR, encoded by the coding sequence ATGAGCGACCCGCGGCAGCCGGTCCTCCTCGTCGTGGACGACGAGCCGGCCAACCTGCAGAAGCTGAAGCGGACCTTCGTCGCCGAGTACCGCGTACTGGAAGCCGCCTCCGGCGAGGAAGCGTTCGCCATCGCCGAGCGCGAGGACGTGGACCTGGTCATCACCGACCAGAAAATGCCGCGGATGTCCGGGATCGAGCTGCTGAAGCGGATCCTCAGGATCAAGCCGGATGTCATGCGGATCGTACTCACCGGCTACACCGAGGTGGAGGACCTCATTCACGCCATCAACGACGGCCACGTTTACCGCTACATCACCAAGCCGTGGGATCCGGTGGAGCTGCGCATCGTCGTTCGGCAGGCGCTGGAAAAGCAGGCGCTGGAACGGGAGAACCGCCGCCTCACCGAGGCGCTGCGTCAGGCCAATGAGCGGCTCAGCCGCGAGAACCAGGCACTCCAGGGCGACGTCCGCCGCTTCCTCGATGCCGAGAACATCGTCTTCCGCTCCCGGGCCATGGCCGAGATCCTGGATTCCGCCCGCCGGGTGGCCGGCGTCGACACCACCGTTCTGCTCACCGGCGAGACCGGCACCGGCAAGGAACTCGTGGCCCGATTCATCCACCGCCACAGCCGCCGCGCCGGCGAGGTGTTCGTGGCGGTGAACTGCGGCGCGATCCCCCGGGAACTGGCCGAGAGCGAGTTCTTCGGCTACCGCAAAGGCGCCTTTTCCGGCGCGGTGGGCCACAAGAAGGGCTATTTCCAGGTGGCCGACGGCGGCACGCTCTTCCTGGACGAGGTGGGCGAGGCGCCGGCGGAGCTGCAGGTGAAGCTGCTGCGGGCGCTGCAGCAGGGCGAGATCTGGCCCGTGGGGGCGGAGAAGCCCGCGCGGGTGGACGTGCGCGTGGTCGCCTCCACCAACCGCGACCTGCAGGCCGAAGTGCGGGCCGGCGCCTTCCGCGAGGATCTGTTCTTCCGGCTCAACGTGTTCACCGTCCGGATCCCGCCGCTGGCCGAGCGCCGCGACGATATCCGTCCCCTGGTGGCGTTCTTCCTGGAGCGCGCCCAGGCCAAGATGAACCGCCGCCCGGTTGACCTGTCCGAGGAGGCGTTGCGCCTGCTGGAGGCTTACCGCTGGCCGGGCAACGTCCGCCAGCTGGAAAACGAGGTGGAGCGGCTGGTTCTGCTCTCGACCGAAGGCGGCACCATCGAACCCGACGCGGTGGCCGCCTACATCCGCGACGAGGTGGGGCACCCGCCCGCCGGCGCCCCTGGCGCCGGCGGCGGCGACGCCGCCGATCCGGCCATGGACCTGCGCCGGCAGACGGACGCCTTCGAGCGCGGCCTCATCATCGCCGCGCTGGACGCCTGCGGCGGCAACCGCACCCATGCCGCCGCGCGGTTGCATATCACCCGCCAGTCGCTGCTGGAGAAAATGAAGCGGTTCGGGGTCCGGTGA